Sequence from the Canis lupus baileyi chromosome 24, mCanLup2.hap1, whole genome shotgun sequence genome:
CAGGTTGTTACCTGTGTTTCTGACTGGcaataaatcagaggttcccaagCCCCTCTCTCAGGTTCAATTAAATTGCTAGGGTAGCTcgcagaactcagagaaacattttactcatTAGGTTACCGGtatattataaaaagatataactcAGGAATAACCAGACAGaggagatgcatagggcaagcgATGGGGAAAGGGCATAGAGCTTCTCTGCTAAGTATGCCATTCTCCCAGCATGTCCATGTTCTAAGCttacccagaagctctctgaactctgtccttttgttttttttacataggCATATTTGATTAAATCATCAATGACTGGAGATTGATTCAACCTCttgcccttctctccttcccttcccttgaaCTGAAAGCTCCAACCCTCTAATTACAGGGGTGGGTTCCTTTAGTAACCAGCCCCCAACCATTAGGTGTGGTTcaagagtcacctcattaacataacaaaagacacctttgtGGCATTCATCATGTAGGAAATTTCTAGGGTGCCAGAAATGGGgaggaagaccaaatatatatttattataaatcacagtattacATAGGTGCACACcacaatgatttgatatttgtgtatgttgcaaaatgatcaccacactaaatctagttaacatctatcacctcacatagtttttttttcttgtgatgaaaacttttaagatctattcttttagcaacttccaataaataatacagtattattgactatagtcactATTCTGTACcctttatccccatgacttatttaatatgcaactggaagtttgtaccttttgaacaccttcacctatttcacccagcCCCCCACCACCGGCCTCCAGCAACCACTACTAGTCTGTTCCCCCTGTCTCACTTTAggtttgttttgttaagattccacatataagtgacatctatggtatttgtatttctctgacttattttacttagcataatgccctcaggtgCAAGAAAGAGTAGTTTTCTAACAAAGACAAATGAGTTGGACTCCTGGGAAGCCCAGTGGGAGCCCACAGTAGTCAGTGAGGCCCAGATTCTACACAGGGACTGCAGGAAACAATAGCAGCAAAGAAACTTAAGTACAAGTGGGAGACTCTTTAGGCAGCAAATGTCAAACAGGCTTCAAACAGTAAGTTCCACAGATCAAAGAACTCCTACTCCTTACAACTCTTAACCCAGCCGCCACTTCCCTGATCACCCTGTTTTGGTGAGTCCTCCAGGGTGGCAAGATGCTAAGTCTGACCACAAGAACCCTCTTATAGTCCAGGATCTATGTTTTTTGAAATAGGAGCCAATAAACAATTTAGAAATTGAATCATCATGCAAAATGCagctacaaatgaaaaaatagaggaTACTGATATTAATGGTGCTTTTGCCAGTCATCATCAATCATATGACTGCAAATATAGCTAGGTACCCTAAAATGATGAGTACTAGATGAGTCAGATTTTAGACAGAGGTTACATAAAACACCAATCCTATAAGGAGACAAAGTCCTCTCTTATGGCTCTGAAATTATTCATCTACCAGGATTTCCAGGTAtaccagggagggcaggggacagaAAAGGACATTATGTCCTTCATCAGGAGAGCATGTTCCCATGTGGGATTTCCCATGGTCCTGCTAATTCTTGGTGTGAACCAAAGAGCAGAGCTTGTCTCAatgctctctctttttgtttgtctctctctcaggCAGTACAGTGAACTCAAACGTCTGGCTAACAAAGAAAATGTCTACATGTTCCTCGTAACATGGAACAAAATGATATGGCAGGCTATCAAGTGTGGGAGGAAATCAAGTCCTCAGCAGCTTGTTGTCATTTTAGATAACTCAAGACGAGAATCTGTCAGAGACAATAGGGAAGCAATAAACAAGTGTAGGCTCAAATTCTCCCAAAATGTgttaaacttaaaaatgtaaggaggtgggggcgcctgagtggctcagtcagttatgcattcagctcaggtcatgttttcAGGGTCCTGatatggagccccacattgggctttgcactcagcagggagtcagcttcagattcttgctttccctctccctctgcccacccccaaccctgcactctctctccctccttctcaaataaatagaatcttcaaaaaatatatacataaggaggtaaaattgaaaaaaaaaacaactaggaATTACTTAAAGAAAACAGATCACTGAAATAgttatgtattcttttaaaaatataaataaatatggtttTATTCAAGGAAACCATGAGTATCTTTTAAATGAGATTTAACTGGCTTTGTCCTTTATCAGAATGGAGCTCTGTACTTTACCCTTAAGGTGGTAGGCTCTGTGTTTTTTATTCACTTGTCGGAATAGCTTTGGTCAGAAACACATGTTCACATGTCACTCACTACTCTTATATCTAGTTCTCTTTTATTTCAATGGTGTGGGCTGGGATGTAGGGGGTAATCTTGCCAGAAAAGTTGTGGAAagtagagggaaagaaagaaggtgaGAGAAACGTCCCTGTATCATTGTGGAATGGGAACATCTTCAGAACATCATAGGCAGAAGGTACACCCAGGATATTATGTAGGAGAATGTCCAGCACAATAGTTTGGGAAAACAGTAATATCAACATGAACGACAGTGgccaatatttgttaaataaaagcatatactAATTTTACATGTGTGTTCATGTGCACACACGGTGCATGTGTATTTTTTCTAATCTTCACAGGTCTTTAAGATAGTTATTATTATCCTTCACCTTTCtttaacagaagagaaaattaaggatcagagaatttaaaagattACCCCAAAGTCATCCAGCCACTTAGAGGCAGGACTGGAATTCAAATCTATATCCCTATGTCTCCAGATGCTCCATGCTCATTACATCTCttctctctggggagcctgaggtTAAATGAGAGATAATTTCAAGACTTGTGGCCATACGTGCTGTTCGTGTGTTtctgctgtttcttcttccttccaggCATGTTGTAAGATTGTATGTTTCCATCCCCTGTGTTTTGGCTGATGAAATTTGGGAAAAGTGACATGTCATTCTGTgtagaaaatgtaagaaatataagTGTGAGATGCAATAACTGTATATTAAGTATGGGGCAGCTTCTGTCCCAGGTAAACTGGGTGAGCACCTTCATTCCTTGCTGGCCTTTTTAATACTTAGTGTAAAAACTGAATGCacttgttgttttaagccataatCTATCTTCTACTGACTAAGATCTTACTGTACTATGACAGCAGAGGTTATGCTGGATATTCAAGAAACTGActataaagaaatcaaattctgAATATAATTGAGAGTTGCATGAATTGTCTATGTGATATATTAAAACCCCCTTATAGCACTGGTGAGAAAGAAGGTTGTAGAGGACATTTTGATTAGCTTTAATTCATGTAAGAGTGAGGTTTAAAGAGATGAGAATTAGCCACTGGTATAGTCAAAACATATTGCCTAAAAGCCAGGGCATGATGTACACTACTGTATAAGGATAGTCCTGAGCAGCTGTCACTTAACATACACAACTTCAAGCGGGAATAGGTGAGAGATAGTAAAGATATTAAGACTAACTCGTTACTCCTAATGGGAAAAAACAAGCAGTACTGTTCTATTATACAAGTAATGGACAGTGGTATTGCCTTTGGTtaagaaaaactatattttttaatgcattcatttatttattcaacaaatacttgttaacTATGTATAGGAATGTGATAAAATATCATCTTATATGCAAGAGTCTATTGCCCATACAATTTTTATAGTGACCATCTTGAGTAAGAAATCTAAAAGACCTTTCCTATATTATctgtgttatattatatgttcatttttatctGGCCACGTGCTGCCTTTCCAGTCTCAATTTTTTTCCCATCGTTCTTAAGATTGGTGGTCCAAGTAAATCAAACTATTCTTgatttttcatagttttattttttaaaatatgtatgcttAATCCTTATATTTGCACATGTCTTTCTTGCTAATTCCACCCAAAACCCAGTTTGCTGATTGATTCTTCAAGACTTCACTCAAACTTTCCCTCCTCTGTCTCATCTAGTTATTCACTCATAATACAAATCCCCACCTACTTTCTCTACACAAATTCTGGATCTTTCTTCTGTATCCTTGTGATAATTTCTGTATCTCTTTACACTAGCATTTCTCACATTTTATTATACTTCTTATATTTGTTTACCCGTTGGCCTAAAGCTTTGATGGGCTATGAACTCCTAAAACAGAGGACTACCATTTTACTCATCTTTATAACCATGAACCAGCACAGTGTCTATTTATATAAAGATGCTCAATAAGCATCTGTAGGATAGTTGCATGAATAAAAGAGTAAAGGAATGAAGAAATTTAAAGCTTCTGGGAGAGGTATtccatgtttgttttattttggaatgcaacataatatttattgaatgaatgaataaatgatctcATATAAAATCATATCAATTACTCAAAGTACTCAATATTAAAGAATAATTGTGAACACACCCtaaattttataagtattttaattatggcaataaaatgtatcattttaggTTCCAGAGCAAACTCAGCATACTTTTTATCAAGCAGTTGCctctttcaacaaaaattttatttagtcaAGTATCTACTGGGATAACCAAGGAAAGGATACAAGAATCcactataaatattaaattcacTACTGTGAACATAGCTGAggagttgtaacaaatgtattcTGAAGAGCACAATAAAAATTACAAGAGTTTACCATAGTGAGTCAATGAAGACCTGACTGGATGTGAAACAGaatacattgttttgttttttaagattttatttatttatttgagagggggtgGACAGAGACtgtaagcagggggaaggagaaggacaagaagactctgtgctaagcatagagcctgacgtggggcttgatatcaggaccctgaacctaaatcaagagtcaggtgatcaactgactgagccacccaggtaccccagaatacattgtttttaatttcaaatgttcTTTAAGTTAAACTTCATGATAATCCCATCCTTTGAAAATTACTAAATCCCTTATAATCACAACCCTTAGCACTGTGTTCATCTGGGGAGATAAAAAGGGTCAAGGACAATACCCAATTTCCAATACCCACAGAGGAAGGCTATTATAATTCAGTACATTCAGGAACATTATATGCCATGTACTCTGTTAGTCACTCGATCTCAAGGATTAATTCACCctcacctccaaaaaaaaaaaaaacaaaaaaacaaaaaaaaaaaacaaaatcaaaacagaacaaaaaacaaaattcaatagaAAATCAGCACAGAAAGgggaaatgtttatatttttataaatttcacaATTTAACTACAAAGCTCCACACTGGAGATCATTGCTACTCAAAGTAGCCACATGCCTCCCTTAGGAATTATGTGGGTTATGAGTCCTTGTGAGATGAGGAACTTGTAAAGCACTGCTTCCTGCATCCAGAatgtcttgctttaaaaaaaaaaaaaaaaatcagctaaacTACAAAGTGTGCTTAGTGCtttatttgatttatattctGGCTCAAGTTCCATATCTCAGGGTGAGTAACTAACAATTCAAGGGCTGGCATTAATTAGGTACATGGACTGTATGCACTTCATTTAGATCATAGCCATGGTGTTGTGAGCAGTGATATCCTAAGCAGTATGGTGCTAGGAAACTAATCCAGACCTCAGCttcctggaaaaataataaaagcaataaaaacacaTGAGCACAAAAGAtgcaaacttttttcttttcatttgttctggaactgatttaaaatatttatcatgtatcTAAGttattccttcttttcctatGGCCTCTCTCAATATTAACtttcctctatttaaaaaaaaaaaaaaaaagtaaacaataccaaaacaaaaatcaaccaaGCAACCACAAAAGGAAATCATTTTTCATAGAATTGGGTAGCTATAAGTCCTTAAATATCAGAAAACTGAAGTCTCCAAAAgttaagtaaattaaattttgaaGGTCATTGTTTATATGCCTTCTGGAAAACGATGGCAGAAGGAGATAGCTGGTGATTGAAATCACAAATGAGGAACCCAGAATTCTTTTTCTGGCTCCAAATCTACTCTAGATTCAGAGCTAAGCCAGGTGGCCAACAAGAAATTAGATGAAAAACATgttatttggtttcttttgttaTTCAGAGGTTAATTCATCATATGAATCAAAATATTTGCCATACAGGGTCCAAATATGAGACCAAAACATATAGGGATAATAAAGAGGGAACAGAGGAAAGATCTCAAAAAGTGATTCCAGTAAACCAGACCAACTTTGTTGGCAAGTAAACAAAAGTAGACCTTTTGAAGGCCTGAGAACCCATTAATATTTCCTGGTCACTCTAAAAGTCACAGTGCCCCCTAACCTTGGACCTGACTCATGGAAATTGAGGTCAGCAAGCTCACCAAGGACTTTCTCATGAGGAATAGTTAAAATGACAGGTTGCCAAGGTATGTGAAGGCCATTAAGGAGAGtattagtaaatatatattttttggcctGGGTTCCATTTACAAGGGTATTTTCAAGTTGAATACATGAATCATAAATTATATACTTATGACTTTGTGTACTTCTCTATATGACTGttaaatatcaatttaaaaatgtactttttaaggGCAGAAAATATCATGTGCCAGGTATATAAAAGATACTCTGGGTCACAGCAAGGAATGTCTACTACTTGTTGGATGAATTATTTGAGTGCTTCCTTTTTCATCCAAAAATGTATGGTATTGTAGgctaataatacaaataatacatTCTGATAATTTACCCCATGGGAGAAGACTAGGTAAGTTTAAAAGGCACATGCACAAAGACATATTCTGTAGCTAAACATTGGAGCCACGAAGATATCCATGAGTCAAGGATTGGTTAAATACATGATAGAAGAATCATGTAATGTAGGActctaatattataaaaatgactACATTTTCTTATATGGAAAGATGCTGGACATGTATGGCTAAGTCAAAAAGTAAGCTTCAGAATAGTGtatagtatgattccatttttgtaaaacaacaactactactactgctactactactaggcacacatacacaatggTTGGCTTTAATTCATGTATAGCCAAAGGcatgcaaaaataaactaaacaagGTTATGCACCaagttgttaacattttttttagcaGGTGATGTATGTTTGTTTACATCCTATTTTGTGCATGTATCTAAATTTtgatacaaagaaaatatattgttttataatcagaaaaaaaacaataaaggtgttttcattagaaaaaatagaaataaaatttaatgatagCATATGTAGAGAAATCATGTGCCAGGTATATAAAAGATATTCTGGGTCATAGCAAGGAATGTCTACTACTTGTTGGATGAATTATTTGAGTGGTTTTTTTAAGCCCAGaactctttcccctcctcctcttttttccctctcccatccccactcctcctcctccttttattGTACTGCATATACTTACATATACTACCAGCATATATTATACAAAACATTTGAAATGGTTCATAGGTACCTTTTCTTTCAAAGTTTAAGATTCTCTGGCTGAGACAAGAAAGTCAATCTGCCTAGTGGGGCTTAAATGCTCTTTGTATTATAGTTGCATTTCATAGGATATTGTGAATGTTTTATCTAAGAAGAGAATAGATCCAGTTGCTATAGTCCTGGTCATGGGGAAATTGAAAGTGGGTAAGAACAATACCAGTTTAATTGGCAATGGTTAATAGATTCCCAGGCAGTTCTAATCAGTGCCAGAGTAGTGTGGCAAATTAATCAGGAAAGCTGCTATTTTGGCTTTCCCTGAGGAGTGAATCTGTATGTTGAATGAATGGCCTTAGTGTTTTAACTGTGGTGTAAGtcatctttctgtctctctgaatttGAAACAGGTCCTTATAGCCATCTTATCCTTATCAAAAATTGTATTCAGGCCTATTACCATAAGTTATCCTGTTTAACAAGTATTAGAAGCTTACAGCTTCCAGACCCTTTCACTATTATCCTTAGCAATATCAAAGAATCAACAATATCATGGCATCAACAATCAAGCCCGTAATGCAAATTATTAAGTCTGGACTGACTGATCTCCTATCTTAATATAACTTAgtagatgaaaatttaaaagttaggAACTAATGATAGTCTATCCTATTCCTGATACAAATTCAGAGCTTTGAAATATTGGCACTGTTTTGGCTTGGTTGTGTGTTTCATGCTTAGAGATACTGTTAACTTGTATAGGGCTACTTAACTATTCAGAAAtctccattttttgttgttgctgttgccaAAAAAACTTAGACTAAATAGTGATGATTTCCTGGCTCCAAATGTGAACATGAGCATAGATACTATACATAAAGAACTGCTGAAGGAGGCATTCTGTGTCCTATGACAGAGCAACTCAGAACACTATATCCCATGAATGAATCTGCCACAAATCCGAATCAAAACTGAAGAGGTCCCAGAACTTGGCTCATTTGCCTGCTACCGTGTATCTGAAATGATCAGTAAATGCATAGATAGACTTCCTGAGTTCTAAATCAAAGGCTGGTCCACATGTGCATGTATCATAGACTTCTGTGCCTAACTTGTGGCTTAATTTCTTGAGGTACATCCGTTAGCTAGAAGGAATCCTGCCAACTCATGCACTTAGTTCAGTTTCTTCTTTATTAGGTTCCCTATTCTATTAactaaaggtttttaaaaaaaaatttttagctgTCATCaggaataatatataataataaaagttaagcCTGTGATGCTTTATATTAACATAGcaatataataatacaatatgCTCCAcatatgtatttgaagaaaatggcattctTCTGTAACAGTACTTTTTGACTTCTAGCTTCATTTAACAGATGTTTACTGAATGGCTCATGGTTGCCAAGAGCCAGGCAAGTGGGACCTACCACAGTACCTGATGTCAAGGGccttttaagaatgtatttttccAGGTTCTTaaattactgtttaaaaaaactcaaatgaGGGACACTTGGATtggactcagtggttgagagtctgccttgggctcaggttgtgatactggATCacgtcccaggatccagtcccccgcagggagcctgcttctccctcagcctgtgtgtgtctctacctctctctgtgtctctcataaagaaataaataaaaatctttcaaaataaataaataaataataaactcaaaggagcaaaacacaaaaattcagtcataattttacattttgcttctccctaataacaaattaaatataaaagtgttTAAATAAAgtctacaatttttttaaaaaggatattaaaataaaGTGCAGGGAAAAGAGCAAGCCTAGAGAAGAAGGAATATTATCAAATGGGCTGAGACTAGATCTAAATAGAGGCCAAATCAGAGAGTTTTGCTTGGGATGGGTTAATCTTTCATTCTTAGAATAAATGTATGACATTACTTAATGATTAGTATGATTAAACATTCTTACCAATCGCTGTCCTCCTTCATctgccttcattaaaaaaaaaaaaaaagaaagaaaaagagaaagaaaaaaaaatgaaaagaaacctcTTAGGAAACCTGCAAATAAATCCTCTGATGGATTTGATGCCACATGTCATCACACCATTATTTATCCCTTAACTCCTGACAAGCTTGTGCACATCATAGACATCCAATAAAATCTGTTGAATTGAACGAACAGCAGGGAAAATGGAATGGATCTTACCTTACATGAAGCTTCTTTAATGAGAACCATGAACATGTGTCAATCTCTTCAGAGCATTCTGCCTTATGTAAAaggaatcaaaaataataaatacataagccaaataaataataagcctcaaaatcaaaacacaaaaatgtaataCCCCACCCGTTTTCTGGAATTCCGTATTCCCAGAATACTTTGGAGGTTGGcagatggttctccatccccacAATGCCCAGCATTTGAAGGACATGTCCTGTGGGAGTGGTGGCACTGCAACTCGGTTACAAGGCAGACTCACCAATATACGCTTCAAAAAAGCAACGTGATTAAGGGATCGACTAGGTGCTGCTTATAAAGTATGTACGTGTTCGAGAGGTGGGGATAGCGGTAAGACGCCTCCATACTTGGAGAAATGAAGCATTTCAGTTACAAAATAGAGGCAAGAATCTGTAGGAGCTAGATTACAAATAACCTAGAACACTCAGATTAGTTGCATACCTTAAGCTAATTAAATACCcgttgggtttttttggttggttttgttttgtttttaaggtggGTGCATTGGGCAGCAAGGCTGCGTTAAGAAGTAAACCTTTTAAGAGAAAGGTATTACTTGCCTTTTTTCCTGTTGATGGGCTGCTGTCTGACAATGAATCTAGAAATATCTAAAGCAAAAAGCTCCTGAGGAGCAACCCTGTAAGAGGTGGTCCCTCAGCTTGGCCCCGGGACACCGTAACTGCCCGTTCTGCGCCCTTTGCACCTGTAGCGTGGGCCCCAACAAATGCGATGCCTTTGAGAATGTCCAGAGCCTTCGGAATACACTATCCGCCGCAAAGAACCACCTAACTACTTCAACACTTTAGCAAagaattttccaaaggaaatttaACAGGCAGAGGAAATGAAGGAGGTTAAGAAACAAGCCGTGCCTCCGGAGGCGGACAGAGCCGAGCCGGGCGGCCCCGCGGCGGAGCCCGCAAGCCCGGTCCTCAACCCGCGGCTTCTGCGAGCGCTGCCCGGCGCGGGCCGCAGGGACTCCCCTCGGCTAAGCAGAGCTCAGCGCGCCCGTAATCCAGCACCTCGGCAGGGAGACAGCATTccgggagctggggggggggggggggggtctagtAGGTTTTTCGGGAACTCAGAAACCACCGCTGGGGAACGCAAGTGTTCACCGCCAGGTAAAACTTACCCGGATTTGAAGCACCTAAGACGGGTGCAAAGGCTCTGCGGGCGCGCGAAGGTGCAAGGCCGGCAGTGCACGCGGGGAGTGCCCGGAGGGGACAGACGACCCTGTAAACCCGGAtagaagcaaaacaaacagaGGTGACCGCACACACCACAAAGGCAAAAGCAAACAGATGCACCTAGAAGCGCGTTCCGCAAAGTGTGGAACTGCCTACACTTGACGGCGGAATCAATGCTTGCAGCAGCGCTCGCGAGGGCAGATCCTCCCGGCTGTGTCCGGGACAGGAGCGGGTCGTCCCGGGGCCGCGGCCCTGCGCAGCCCCGCCGGGTCCTCCCGAGGATCGCGACCGCCGACCCGCGGAGCCTGCTGGCCGCCGAGGGGATGCACTCAGGGGGCTCCCAGGACGGAGCCACACCCCTGGGAGCCGCGGAGAGCCGCGGGGGGGGCGCTCGGAGGGAGCGGAGGCCGCcccaggagaggaggcagggcgCTCCCCGCGGAGGGCGAGCCCGCCCCCAGGGCccggcgccccggcccccgccccggccccggcccccacgccccgccccgcTCGAGGCGGCGCCGGGAGCCTGGCACTGACCTGCGAGCCCGCGCGCGGCGACCTCCCCTCCCGCGGCGCGCCGGCCCGGCCCGGACTGGAGCTGCGCTGAgctccccgcccgcgccccgcccgcgccccgccgcgccccgcccccgcccccgcctcggcgccccgcccccgcgcggccGTCCGGGGAGCGCCGGGCTCGAGCGCACCGGCTGCgggagggcgggcgggagggcgggagCCGGGGCCGCGGAGCCGGCGGGACTGCGGGGCCCCCCGCCCCTCGGGCCGCACAGCCAATGGCAGCGAGCGCggcccgctccccgctccccgccgccgccgccgccgccgccgctcccgccggGGCCCGCGGGCGGGGAGGAGCTTGAGCCGGGGTCGGAGGGTCCCGGAGGGCGCGGAGGCGTTGGCGTTGGCGCCGGGAGCCGCGTGTGCGGAAGGCAGCTGTGGTGCcgttacctgtgtgtgtgtgtgggggggggggggggggggcagcgggcgGAGGCGTCCACTTTCTGCCAGTTTCTTCCCCTCGGGAACACCTGGGTCCCGCGGAGCCCCGACGCCGGGTCCGGAGCCGCGTCCTGCGGGGAGCGTGGCCGCGCGCGTCCCTCCCTTCACGCCTCATCTCTCGCCCCTTCCGAATACTCCGCCAAATCGAGAGATGAAATGAATCGGACGGCAGTTCCCAGCACTGCCAGGGACCGGGCAAAGGTAAAAACCCCTCCCGGAACCTGGCTTCGAGAGGGTCACAGACCTTGAAAGAACTCTGGGAAGGGCGCCGCCAAGGGACCAGTGAGACCCGTGAGCTTCACTGAAAGACTCTggaattcctctttttttcagCTGAAAAACTGTTATTTCAACTGATCATTCGATGTCTGTGGTCTCTTCTACTCTGACATTCAATGATCCAATGGGCTTTCCGGCCTGTTGGCCTGGGGAAGGGCTGAGCTCCTGCGAGGTGCTGGGGCGGCTCCTTTCCCTCCATCTGCTCCCTCCTGCTGCATCCACCCGGAGACCGTCCACCTGTGGCTACGAAAATGAATCATGTAAATCAGTATAGAAGGATGATGCTCACGTTTTAGTGACCATGTAAACTTGTACAAACACTCCTACTTACCAGCGCCCATCTCCTGGGATTATGCTAGTTGTGCTCATGTTAGGGGTTCTCCAGATAGAGACAGATTCTGAGGCCCCCTTAGTAAGTGAGcaaaggctctctctctctctccctcttcctcctccaggggAATTGTGGGTTTGTGTTCATCTTTTCTACGTGAATCTTTTTGTATCTTCTAAAATGCAGGGCCATAGAATGAGCGGCATGGAGAAGAGGGCGGACAGAGACCTGCTTCTCTTCCAACACATTTCCGTTTGACACGTTCACATGTCACTTTCATGAGTTTGTTACATTTGTCTATCCCTCCGTGTTTTACCTTAGATTTATACTGAGCCTCCTCTCTAATAGTAATATCCATGAAATCATTGGTTTGTTATATACCAATTGTATTTCAGTgcaaaataagtaagtaataaataagtaatctgtTTAGTCTTTTCTT
This genomic interval carries:
- the SERTM1 gene encoding serine-rich and transmembrane domain-containing protein 1 isoform X5, giving the protein MDCVENVRVVCPLRALPACTAGLAPSRARRAFAPVLGASNPECSEEIDTCSWFSLKKLHVRQMKEDSDCSLENPGT
- the SERTM1 gene encoding serine-rich and transmembrane domain-containing protein 1 isoform X3, giving the protein MDCVENVRVVCPLRALPACTAGLAPSRARRAFAPVLGASNPECSEEIDTCSWFSLKKLHVSDKGHLIPCCLCWKTKKFCCADLTACNLC
- the SERTM1 gene encoding serine-rich and transmembrane domain-containing protein 1 isoform X4, producing MDCVENVRVVCPLRALPACTAGLAPSRARRAFAPVLGASNPECSEEIDTCSWFSLKKLHVRQMKEDSDWKLRSGLVS
- the SERTM1 gene encoding serine-rich and transmembrane domain-containing protein 1 isoform X2 gives rise to the protein MDCVENVRVVCPLRALPACTAGLAPSRARRAFAPVLGASNPECSEEIDTCSWFSLKKLHVRQMKEDSDCDKGHLIPCCLCWKTKKFCCADLTACNLC